The Knoellia sp. S7-12 region GGTCTCCTCGTTGAGAACTATGGGGCGCACCACTCGGTGCCAGGCGGTTGTCGTGCTGTGTTGCTCTTTGGGGACGGGATCAGCGGATGGAAGAGCCGATGGAGATACCGCCGTCGACGTCGAGGACGACGCCGGTGATGTAGCCCGCGGCCTCAGACGCCAGGAACGCGGCGGCTTCGGAGATGTCGGTGGGCTGCCCGGTGTGGCGCATGGGGACCTTGGCGGTCAGCTTGTCCCGGGCGGGGCCGTTCATCGAGGCCAGCATCGGGGTCTCGATGAGGCCCGGGGCGATGGCGTTGGCGGTGATGCCGTGGCGGGCGCCTTCCAGGGCCAGGGTGCGGGTCAGCCCGACGAGGCCGGCTTTGGCGGCGACGTAGTTGGACTGCCCGAAGTTCCCCCGCCAGGACATGGAGGAGAAGCTGACGATCCGGCCGTAGCCGCGTTCCTTCATGCCGGGGAAGACGGCGCGAGCGCAGTAGAAGGAGCCCCCGAGGCTGACGTCCAGGACCGCACGCCAGTCGACGTCGGTGATGTCCTCTAGGCGGTTGTCCCGGATAATGCCAGCGTTGTTGACCAGCACATCGATGCCTCCGGTGTCGGCCTGCACGGAGGCGACCCACGCGTTGACGTCGGCGGAGACAGTCACGTCGAGGACGTCGGTCCGAACCGCGCCGGCACCCTGGTCACGGATGCCACTACCGGCTGTGGCGAGGGCCTGCTCCGAGACGTCGGCCAGGACCACGGTGGCGCCCTCGGCGGCGAACCGTTGTGCCATGCCCAGACCCAGCCCTTGGGCGGCGCCGGTGACGGCGACGACCCGGCCTTCGTAGCGATTCATCAACCGGTGCCTCCCGAGGTGTGAGGGGTGAGGAACGACTCCAGGGCGGCGGCGACCGGTTGGGTGGTCCAGTTGCAGGCGAAGGCGTCGAGCTCGGCCTGCAGGGCGTACGCGGGCTCGGCTCCGGTGATGCGGTGCAACAGGCCCTTGAGAGCGGACTGGGAGGGGCCGGCGGTGGCCGCGAGTTGCGCGCAGACGTCCATGGCTGCGTCCTCCAGCTCGGCCTCGGGGACGACTCGGTCGAGCCAGCCGCTGGCGGTGAAGGCGGTGGCGGGGAGCAGTTCGCCGGTCAGCAGCAGCCGCCGGGCCAGACTGTGGCCGACGGCCGTCGGCAGCCGGACGCTGGACCCGCCGGCGGGCAACAGGCCGTGGCTCAGATGGCCGTCGCCGATCAGCGTGGTGTCCGCGGCGACCACCAGGTCACACGCCAGGGCCAGTTCCAGGCCGCCGGCGACGGCGTGCCCGTGCAGGACCGCGACCCACGGGGTGGCTGCCGCGGAGATCTGGGTGAAGCACGCCGACACGTCCTCGAGGAACCGCACCGGGTGGGTGCCTCCGCGGTCACATGCGAGGAACTCGTTGAAGTCGCCGCCGGCGCAGAAGCTCCGTCCGGCACCGCTGACGGCTACGACCTTGGTGCCGGGGTCGGCGTCGGCGTCAGTGACCTGCTCGGTGAGGGCGGCGATGAGTGCTGCGTCCAGGGCGTTGCGCCGCTCGGGCCGGTTGAGGGTCAGCCACCGCACGTCACCGCGCTGGTCGACGAGCACCGGGTGGGTGGTCGGGGGTGCGCTCACGCGACACCGCCCGGTCGGCTGCGGAGGAGGTAGCGCTGGAGCTTGCCGCTGGGGGTCTTGGGCAGCGAGTCGTGGAAGTGCACGGTGCGTGGGTAGGCGTGCGCGGCGTAGCGAGTCTTGACCAGCTGTTGCAGCTCGACGGCGAGCTCGGGGGTGCCTGGGGTGCCCTCGCGGAGCACCACGTGGGCCTCGATGACTTCGCCGCGCACCTCGTCGGGAGCAGCGACGACGCAACACTCCACGACGGCGGGATGCTGGACCAACACTGACTCGATCTCAAAGGGTCCGATCCGGTACCCGGCCATGATGATCACGTCGTCGTCCCGTGAGGCGAAGAAGAAGTCCCCGTCGGCATCGGCCCGGCTCGAGTCCCCGGTGAGGTACCTGCGCCGGTCGGGGCTGAACTTGGAGTCCGCCTGCCCCGGAGTCTGGTACTCGGTGAACGTCATCGCCGGGCTCGCCGGGACGTCGACCGCGACCCGGCCCAGCACGCCGGGTCCTGCCGGCTCGTCAGTGTCCTCGGCCAGCACGGTCAGTTCCCAGCCGGGGATGGCGCGGCCCATGGAGCCGGGCTTGAGCGGGCGGGCGAGGTCGGGGTGGTGGCAGTTGGCCAGCACCATGCCGACCTCGGTCTGCCCGAAGTGGTCGTGTACCTGCAGTCCCAGGGCGCTTGCTGCCCACTCGTTGACCTCGGGGGTCAGCGGTTCACCGGCGCTGGACAACCGCTGCAGGGCCAGCCCGGAGGGCACCGGGACCGAGGAGGAGCGCAGGCCGCGGTACACCGTCGGGGCGGCGGCGAAGTCCGTGACCCGCTGCTCGGCCAGCACCCGCCACGTGCCCTCCACGGAGAAGCCGCCGGAGACCAGCACCGTCGACAGCCCCGCGGACAGCGGGGCGGCGACAGCTGAGTACAGGCCGTAGGCCCAGCCGGGGTCCGCCGCGCACCAGTAGGTGCTCTCCCCGGTGACGGCCAGCCCGAACTCCAAGTACCCTTGCCAACCGGCCAAGTACGCGACGGGGTGCACCACGCCCTTGGGCTTGCCCGTGGTCCCCGAGGTGAACATGTGCACGAGCGGGCCATCGCCTCCCACGGCGACTCGAGGCAGCGGTTCCGCTGACGCGGCGGCAGCGACATCGGCCAGCAGTAGGTCACCGTCGTGCTCGGGTGCCTCGACTCCGGTGACCAGGATGCGGCGGTCGAGGTCTTCGGCCAGGTCGGGGCCGGGCACGAGCTTGGCTCGCTGGCCGGGGTCGACGACGATGAGCTGGCACCCCGAGCCCTCCAAGCGCATCGCGATGGCCTGCGGGGCGAAGGCGGTGAACAGCGGGACGTACACCCCGCCCAGCCGCCAGATCGCCACGATCAGCACCACCAGGTCGGTGCTCTTGTCCATCAGGGTCGCCACCCTGTCCCCGCGCCCGACCCCGAGCCCGGCCAGGGCCCGGGCGCAACGGGTGGACCGCTCGGCCAGCTCGCCGTAGGTCAGGACCTCAGCGGCACCGGTCGCGTCGACAACGGTGAGCGCGACCGCGTCGGCGGGGTGGTCGTCACAAAGCAGCGCCGCGACGTCAGCAGTCGGGTCGGTGAACCGGGCATGAAGCTCGAGAACGCGGGCCTCGACAGTTGCGTCGACGGCCGACGATGGGAATGACGGCAACGGAAACTCCTAGGCGATCGAGGGCTGACTTGAGCCGCATTGGGTACGATACACGGCACGTAAGTACCCAAGTCAATACCCTGATGCGAGGATGTCCTGCATGACGATGCGGATGCCTTCGATACCGTGGTCCGGTGACGCATCGATGAGCGAAAACCCCGCGCACCAGGCCGACGTGACCCGGGTGCGAGCGGCCGCGGCGGTGCCGGGGAACTCGGTGCGTCGCCGTCGAGTCGATCCGGAACGCCGCTCCCAGCTGCTGATCGCTTTGGAGGACCTGGTGCTGCGGGAGGGGTTCACCGCCCTCAGCGTCGATGACATGGCCCGGCGGCTGCGCTGCTCGAAGGCGACGCTGTACAGCGTCGCCAGCAGCAAGGAGCAGTTGGTCATCGCCTTGACCAAGCACTTCTTCCGCCAGGCCACCGAGGAGATCGAGGAGGCCGTCAGCGCAGTCGAGGACCCTCGACTGCGGATCTCGACGTACCTCGCCGGAGTGGGGACGGCGATGAGTCGCTGCTCGCCGGTCTTCTACACCGACATGGTGGGGTACGCCCCCACCGCGGACGTGTATGCCGCCAACTCCGACGCCGCGGCCCGTCGGGTCCGCGAGCTCATCGACTCCGGTGTGCGGGCTGGGGCGTTGCGCGCGGTGGACGGGACCTTCGCCGGCCAGCTCGTCGCGCTGGCCATCGAGGGAATCCAGTCCGGCGCTCTGCTCAGCCCTACCGGCCTGAGCGCCGGTCAGGCGTACACCGAGATGGCTGACCTGCTGCTCCACGGCCTCAACGCCACTCCTGGCCACACGCCCGACTGACGGCCCCAGCCCACCGCACCAAGTCGATCGGTGGAGGCTTAGACGGGGTGACCGAGATGTGCGAGGGCTTGGCGCAGGAGGACTCCGTGGCCGCGTTCCATCTCGGCGAGGACGCCCGGGGCAAGGGCTTCGTCGGGGGTGAGCCAGGCAAGGTCGAGGGCGTCCTGCTGTGGGGCGCAGTCGCCCGAGACAGGGACTACGAACGCGAGTGAGACGGCGTGCTGGCGCGGGTCGTGGAAGGGCGTCACGCCGGGGGTGGGGAAGTACTCGGCCACGGTGAACGGGACAGGCGAGGTGGGGACCTGTGGCAGGGCCATGGGGCCGAGGTCCTTCTCGAGGTGCCGGAGGAGGGCGTCACGGACGCGCTCGTGATAGAGCACGCGGCCGGAGACGAGCTCGCGCTGGATGTCTCCGTCGCTGGAGGCTCTCAGCAGCAGGCCCACCGCTGAGACGGCCCCGCGCTCGTCGACCCGGACCGGGACGGCGTCGACATAGAGGATCGGCAGGCGCTCACGGGCGTTGTCGAGCTCTTCGCGGCTCAGCCAGGCGGGTGTGCTGTCGACTTCGAGGGGACCCATGGTCGCGATTGTGCCAAAGGGCAGCGGCGGTCAGTGAGGGGTGTCCGACCCGGCGATCCGTGCTGCGGTGAACTCGACGGGTGCCTCGAATGCCGCCTTGCGTGCGGCGCGGCGCAGGGTGCGCAGCACGACGCTGCCGGTGAGGGCCACGAGAACGATGTTGGTGATCGCGCGGCCGATGTCCCAGCCGAGGGAGGTCGCGAAGGAGTAGACGAGGAAGCGGTGCAGGTTGTCGACGAGCGGAGCGCCGGCAACGAAGGAGAGGGCGCCCTCGAGGCCGGTCGTGAACGGCCAGAACATGAGGTTGAGGGCGACTCCATAGAGCACCCCGGACACTGCTCCGTATGCCGCGAGGAGAGCGATCTCGGCCTTCCCCTTGAGCGGTGGCAGCAGTCCGGCACCCAGGCCCACCCATGCCGCGCCGAGCATCTGGAACGGCAGCCAGGGGCCGACGCCTCCGGTGATGAGCGAGGAGGCGAAGAGTGTCGTCGCGCCGAGGACGAAGCCAAACCCGGCGCCGAAGACGCGGCCGCCGAGGATGAGGAGGAAGAAGACGGTCTCGAGTCCCGCAGTCCCGGCGCCCACGGGCCGCAGGGCGGCGCCGACGGCGGACAGGACGCCCAGCATGGCGATCGCCTTGACGTCGAGCCCGCCCTCGGAGATCTCGGCGAGGACGACGGCGAGCAGCAGAGGCATGAGCAGCGAGAAGAGCAGGGGTGCGTCGGTCGAGTGGCCGAAGGTCGTCCCGGGGTCGACGATGAGCGGCCACCCGAAGGCAACGACTCCGGCGAGGCTCACGGCGGTGATGGCCGCGATGGAGCGCGGTCGCAACCGGATTGCTCGGATTCGAGCCGCCGGCGCCGCCCGGGTCTCCGGTGGCGGGGGAGTGGCGAGCGCGGTCACGAAGGCACCCCCACGGCATACCGGACGTCGTCGACGGTGAGCCACGGCTGGGGTGCGGTGATCTTGGCGACCTGCGGGGCGAAGGCCGGGCTCGAGACGACGACGTCGGCGGTGGGGCCGTCGGCGACGAGCTCACCGGCCGCCATGACGACCACCCGGTCGGCGGTCTCGGCGACGAACTCGACGTCGTGCGTCGACACCACCACGCACCGACCCCGCTGCGTGAGGGCGTGCAGTGCGCTTCTCAGGGCCGCCTTGCCGGAGTAGTCGAGACCGCGGGTGGGCTCGTCGAGAAGGAGGACAGGTGGGTCGGCGGTGAGCTGGACGGCGAGGACGACCGCGAGCCGTTGTCCTTCGGACAGGTCGCGAGGGTGACGATCGTCGGGTATGCCGGGTGCCAGGTTGTCGAGCAGGCTGCGACAGGTGCCGGGCTGGCGACCGCTCTCGCGGTCAGCCTGGTGGCACTCGGCGCCGACCGAGTCGAGATACAGGAGGTCGGCAGCGGACTGGGGGACGAGACCGACATGGCCGCGTCGTTCGGCGGCATCGAGCTGGTGCACGTCGACGGTCGTTGAGTCGGGGTTCGTCACGCGCACGCTGCCCGAACGGAGCGCGCCTGACCCCTGCAGGCCCCAGAGGAGCGAGGACTTGCCGGCACCGTTGCGACCCATGAGTGCGGTGATCTCCCCACCACGCAGCGAGAGGTCGACATCGGCGACGGCGACCACGGTGTCGTGCTGGATGACGATGTCCTTGGCCACGACGAGAAGCGGGCCGTCGGGCGGTGTCGTCTGCCGGGACGCGACGGGGAGCGAACGCCACTCAGAGGCACGTCGGCGGGCATCGCGCACCGACAGCGGCAGGGGCGACCAGCCGGCCCAGCGACCGAGCTCGATGACGGGCGGTGCGACGTCGGCTTCGATCATCATGTGCGCCGGATCACCCTGTGAGACAACGCCATCGAGGCCTACGTGGACGACGGTGTCGGCATATTGGAGGACGCGTTCGATGCGGTGCTCCGCCACGATGACCGTGACTGCCAGGTCGTGGACGAGGCGGGTGATGGTGGCGAGGACGTCCTCGGCGCCCGTCGGATCCAAGGCCGACGTCGGCTCGTCGAGGACGATGACCTTGGGGTGGGCAGTGAGGACCGAGCCAATGGCAACGCGTTGCTGTTGGCCCCCCGAGAGCTCGCTCAGGGCGGCGCCGCGCAGTTCAGCGATACCCAGGACGTCGAGCGTCTCCTCAACCCGTTTGCGCATCGTCGACGCGGACAGGCCGAGCTGCTCCATGCCGTAGGCGAGCTCCTCCTCGACCGTGTCCGTGACGAAGCCGGCAAGCGGGTCCTGGCCGACGACACCCACGAGATCGGCGAGGTCGCGCGGGCGGTGGTCGCGGGTGTCACGCCCGTGGATGCGGACGTGCCCGGCGAGGGTCCCGCCGGTGAAGTGGGGGACATGACCGGTGATCGCCCCGAGCAGGGTCGACTTGCCCGAGCCGGTGCGGCCGACGACGAGCACGAGCTCGCCCTCGTCGATGCTCAGGGTGACGTCACGCAGCACCGGTTGGGTGGCGCCGTCGAAGGTCACCGTGACCCGGTCGAGTTCGATCACGCCGCCACCCCCGTTCCTGCCGCAACAACTCGGGCTTGGCCACGGGTGGCGGGGGCCGGGGGAGTCGGGGTGAGGAAGGCGGGCAGGGCGGCCACGAGGAAGCCGGCCACAGCAATGAGGGGGAGGGCGGGCACAGCAAGGGGGCTGACCTGCATACCCAAGGATGCGGCATCGCCGCGGGCGACGAGGTGCACCGCCACGGCAGCGGCGAGACCCGATGCGACGGTGAGCCACTCCGGCCAGCGCCACGGATCGGGGCGATAGGTCGATCGAGCGTTGGCACGTCCACCAAGCCAGATCCCGGTGAGCGACAACGCAATTCCAACGGCGAGAACGGGCGCACCGAGCCAATCAGGCGTCGTCGCATCGAGGATCCCGTAGATCCCGACGGCGCTCGCGAGGAGCCCGCCCAAGGTGCAGGTGGCCGTGACTTGGCGCTGCGCCGACGTGACCTCGCGGCGACGGCCGTAGCCGCGCGAGTCCATGGCGGACGCGAGGAGCAGCGACCGGTCGAGGGTGTCCTCGAGGACGGGGAGGGCGATGCGAGGGAGGGCGCGGACACCGCGGGCCGTGTCGCCACGCAGGGCGCGAGCCCTCATGACGCGCTGGACGCTCTCGGCGAGCTGGGGTGCGACCGTGATCGTGACGACGACTGCAGAGCCGATCTCGCTCAGGGCGCCGGGCAGGCTGCGCAGCAGTCGCTTGGGGTTGGCCAAAGAGTTGGCGGCGCCGATGCACGCGATCATCACGGCGAGCCGCAGCCCGTCAGTGACGGCGGCGAGCAGGCCCTCAAGGCGGACGTCGCCGAGGATGTCGATGCCCGCGGCCCAGGACGGGAGCCTCACCTCCGGAAGCGGAAGCACGATGGTCTCGCCGAACTTCAGGCCGACGAGGACGTGGAGCAGGGTGCGCACCCCGACGATGAAGACACCGAGCCAGAGATAGAGGCGGAACGACTTTGCCCAGGGAGAGCTGCCCCGTCGCGACGTGACGACGAGGGCGGCCACCCCCAGTGCGGTGAAGAGCAGGAAGGGGTTGTTCACCGTGCTCACGGCAATGGCGAGCCCGATGGCCCACCCCCACCATGCCGCGGGGTGCACGGCGCGTGGCAGGAGCGGGCTCATGGGCGCATCACCAGGGACGCATCACGGTGTGGGTGTTGGTGTGGCCGCGGCGGCGCGACGTCGTTGCAGAGCGACGGCGCCGATGGCCGTCGCGAGGGCGAGGAGCAGGACGCCACCACCGACGAGTCGGCCGGTGCTGCCCGAGCCTGCGCCGCCCGAGCCAGAGCTGCCTGAACTGGTGCTTGGTGGCTCCTGCGCGCTCACCGTGTCCTGTGCCGTGGCGGACGCGCTCGGGGTGGCGGACGCGCTGGCACTCGAGGCAGAGGCAGAGGCAGAGGCAGAGGCGGACGCTGACGCCGCTGCGGATGCAGCGGCTGATGCAGCCGACGAAGTTGTGATGGCCGCCCTACGGGCTGCGGCGCTGGTCGAGACCGGCGTCGGAGCCGTCCCGCCACGCGGTGCGCTCGTCGTCGACCTCGGCGCAGCGGTGGTGGGTCTTGGTGCGGCGGTGGTCGGCTTCGGCTTGGCCGTGGTCGGCTTCGGGGCGGGTGCCGGGGCTGGGGACGGCGGCCTCACCGATGGGGCCGCGCCGGAGCCGAATCGGAACCCGACCGACGACCCCGGCCTGGGGTCGAAGCTCGCAGCACCGTTCTGGCTGTAGGTCCACGACCCACCGGCCGGCGCATGGAAGAACGCCCAGTAGCCGCTCGCCGGTGGGGTGCGGGCGCAGTTGGCGTTGGGGTAGCCGTTGATCTGGCAGACGAATCCCGGCTGGGTCTGCACCTGGGTCACCGAGGCCACGGACTGGAGTGCGCTCATCGCGCTGCGGGGGTCGCCCGACGCGCAACGGGTTGAGGTGCCGGTCGAGGACTGGATCACGACGGTGACACCGGAGTTGCCCGAGCAGGCAGCCGCCTGAGCCGGAGCGGCCGCCCCGACGAGGCCAGCGGCCATCAGGGCTGCGCCGGTGGCGACAGTGAGGAGGCGACGAGTCAGGGTCACAGGTGAGCGCCCCGACGACGTGCGAACAGGATGGTTGCGGCGCCAGCCAGCAGGAGCAGGGCGGCAAGGCCCAACGGACCCGCGACCGAGGCGCCGGTGTAGGCCAGGCCAGCTCCAGTGCCGGGCATCGTCGTGCCGGCCGGGCCGGACGGCTTTGTGGTCGGAGCAGCGGTGACGGGTGCAGTCGTGGTGGGAGCAGTCGTCGGCGTCACGGTGGGCGTGACCGTCGGTGTCGCCGAGACGGTCGGGGTGGGTGACGGGCCGGCGCACGCCAAGACGGGGGCCGAGCTCTTCGCTCCCTCGGCAGTGACGTCGAGGAGCGAGCTTCCCGCGAGCCCGAGGGTCGCCTGTGGGGTGGAGCGGAGCAGCTGGTCGTAGGCCTTCTGGTCAGTCGGGGACTTCAGGAGCGTGACCTGGTCGGCCGCGGTGAAGGCGATGCCTCCTCGCAGGGCGGGAGGCGCGGTGCAGTCGAACTGCAGGCCGGCAAGGAAGGACTGGGCCTTGGCCAGCTCCTCCGCATAGCCACCGGCAGCGAAGGCCTGAGCCGCGACGCCGACGGTGTTGGAGTTCGACTGTCCATCCTGGTTGAGCAGACCTCCGTCGGCTGACTGCTTGCCGGCGAGGAAGTCGAGGGTCCTGATCGTGGCGGCGTCCTCGGTGCCATAGCGGCCGACGAGGGCCTGGGCCGCGAACGCGGTCGCGTCCAGGTCGCTGACACAGGTGGTCGCGTCGACGTCACCTCGGAACCCGCCGTCCGCGCACTGCTGGTCGAGGAGGAAGTCCATCGCCACGTCGGGGACCTCGCCGGTCGCGCGCCCCACGCCGATGAGAGCCAGTGACTGGCCGATGGTGTTGGAGTAGTCGCAGACGTCGTAACCACAGCCAGTGGCAGGCAGGTCCGAGAAGCGGCCCGGCTCAGCAGCGCCC contains the following coding sequences:
- a CDS encoding TetR/AcrR family transcriptional regulator, whose translation is MSENPAHQADVTRVRAAAAVPGNSVRRRRVDPERRSQLLIALEDLVLREGFTALSVDDMARRLRCSKATLYSVASSKEQLVIALTKHFFRQATEEIEEAVSAVEDPRLRISTYLAGVGTAMSRCSPVFYTDMVGYAPTADVYAANSDAAARRVRELIDSGVRAGALRAVDGTFAGQLVALAIEGIQSGALLSPTGLSAGQAYTEMADLLLHGLNATPGHTPD
- a CDS encoding enoyl-CoA hydratase/isomerase family protein; the encoded protein is MSAPPTTHPVLVDQRGDVRWLTLNRPERRNALDAALIAALTEQVTDADADPGTKVVAVSGAGRSFCAGGDFNEFLACDRGGTHPVRFLEDVSACFTQISAAATPWVAVLHGHAVAGGLELALACDLVVAADTTLIGDGHLSHGLLPAGGSSVRLPTAVGHSLARRLLLTGELLPATAFTASGWLDRVVPEAELEDAAMDVCAQLAATAGPSQSALKGLLHRITGAEPAYALQAELDAFACNWTTQPVAAALESFLTPHTSGGTG
- a CDS encoding SDR family NAD(P)-dependent oxidoreductase, whose translation is MNRYEGRVVAVTGAAQGLGLGMAQRFAAEGATVVLADVSEQALATAGSGIRDQGAGAVRTDVLDVTVSADVNAWVASVQADTGGIDVLVNNAGIIRDNRLEDITDVDWRAVLDVSLGGSFYCARAVFPGMKERGYGRIVSFSSMSWRGNFGQSNYVAAKAGLVGLTRTLALEGARHGITANAIAPGLIETPMLASMNGPARDKLTAKVPMRHTGQPTDISEAAAFLASEAAGYITGVVLDVDGGISIGSSIR
- a CDS encoding ECF transporter S component translates to MTALATPPPPETRAAPAARIRAIRLRPRSIAAITAVSLAGVVAFGWPLIVDPGTTFGHSTDAPLLFSLLMPLLLAVVLAEISEGGLDVKAIAMLGVLSAVGAALRPVGAGTAGLETVFFLLILGGRVFGAGFGFVLGATTLFASSLITGGVGPWLPFQMLGAAWVGLGAGLLPPLKGKAEIALLAAYGAVSGVLYGVALNLMFWPFTTGLEGALSFVAGAPLVDNLHRFLVYSFATSLGWDIGRAITNIVLVALTGSVVLRTLRRAARKAAFEAPVEFTAARIAGSDTPH
- a CDS encoding NUDIX hydrolase family protein codes for the protein MGPLEVDSTPAWLSREELDNARERLPILYVDAVPVRVDERGAVSAVGLLLRASSDGDIQRELVSGRVLYHERVRDALLRHLEKDLGPMALPQVPTSPVPFTVAEYFPTPGVTPFHDPRQHAVSLAFVVPVSGDCAPQQDALDLAWLTPDEALAPGVLAEMERGHGVLLRQALAHLGHPV
- a CDS encoding AMP-binding protein gives rise to the protein MPSFPSSAVDATVEARVLELHARFTDPTADVAALLCDDHPADAVALTVVDATGAAEVLTYGELAERSTRCARALAGLGVGRGDRVATLMDKSTDLVVLIVAIWRLGGVYVPLFTAFAPQAIAMRLEGSGCQLIVVDPGQRAKLVPGPDLAEDLDRRILVTGVEAPEHDGDLLLADVAAAASAEPLPRVAVGGDGPLVHMFTSGTTGKPKGVVHPVAYLAGWQGYLEFGLAVTGESTYWCAADPGWAYGLYSAVAAPLSAGLSTVLVSGGFSVEGTWRVLAEQRVTDFAAAPTVYRGLRSSSVPVPSGLALQRLSSAGEPLTPEVNEWAASALGLQVHDHFGQTEVGMVLANCHHPDLARPLKPGSMGRAIPGWELTVLAEDTDEPAGPGVLGRVAVDVPASPAMTFTEYQTPGQADSKFSPDRRRYLTGDSSRADADGDFFFASRDDDVIIMAGYRIGPFEIESVLVQHPAVVECCVVAAPDEVRGEVIEAHVVLREGTPGTPELAVELQQLVKTRYAAHAYPRTVHFHDSLPKTPSGKLQRYLLRSRPGGVA
- a CDS encoding energy-coupling factor transporter transmembrane component T gives rise to the protein MSPLLPRAVHPAAWWGWAIGLAIAVSTVNNPFLLFTALGVAALVVTSRRGSSPWAKSFRLYLWLGVFIVGVRTLLHVLVGLKFGETIVLPLPEVRLPSWAAGIDILGDVRLEGLLAAVTDGLRLAVMIACIGAANSLANPKRLLRSLPGALSEIGSAVVVTITVAPQLAESVQRVMRARALRGDTARGVRALPRIALPVLEDTLDRSLLLASAMDSRGYGRRREVTSAQRQVTATCTLGGLLASAVGIYGILDATTPDWLGAPVLAVGIALSLTGIWLGGRANARSTYRPDPWRWPEWLTVASGLAAAVAVHLVARGDAASLGMQVSPLAVPALPLIAVAGFLVAALPAFLTPTPPAPATRGQARVVAAGTGVAA
- a CDS encoding ATP-binding cassette domain-containing protein; amino-acid sequence: MIELDRVTVTFDGATQPVLRDVTLSIDEGELVLVVGRTGSGKSTLLGAITGHVPHFTGGTLAGHVRIHGRDTRDHRPRDLADLVGVVGQDPLAGFVTDTVEEELAYGMEQLGLSASTMRKRVEETLDVLGIAELRGAALSELSGGQQQRVAIGSVLTAHPKVIVLDEPTSALDPTGAEDVLATITRLVHDLAVTVIVAEHRIERVLQYADTVVHVGLDGVVSQGDPAHMMIEADVAPPVIELGRWAGWSPLPLSVRDARRRASEWRSLPVASRQTTPPDGPLLVVAKDIVIQHDTVVAVADVDLSLRGGEITALMGRNGAGKSSLLWGLQGSGALRSGSVRVTNPDSTTVDVHQLDAAERRGHVGLVPQSAADLLYLDSVGAECHQADRESGRQPGTCRSLLDNLAPGIPDDRHPRDLSEGQRLAVVLAVQLTADPPVLLLDEPTRGLDYSGKAALRSALHALTQRGRCVVVSTHDVEFVAETADRVVVMAAGELVADGPTADVVVSSPAFAPQVAKITAPQPWLTVDDVRYAVGVPS